The following DNA comes from Sorex araneus isolate mSorAra2 chromosome 5, mSorAra2.pri, whole genome shotgun sequence.
accTGGTACTATGGCGGCAGCCTTGCTTgtcatcttttgttgttttgggccgcacccagcagtgctcagggcttactcctgactcagggatcaatcctggaagggttgggggaccagtagggtactggggattgagcccatgttggccacacacaagaccttttttccccttgccctctttctcctccccactctttctcctcctcctcctccccctcccctctctttcctccttgtcctccttcccctcccctcttcttgcttctctcctccctcccctttctattctctctccctccccacatctcccttccctctcctcctcctcctccttcttctcctttctgcAATGTAGACATAGTTCTCTGTCTCAGTTCTACTGTTTTTTTCCATGTCTACACAGTAACCCCAAATATCCCTGCAGGGCTTCACACCTGCCCCTATCCTTCACTGCTTGGAAGGTGTCTCCATTGGACAGTGCTCCCAACCTTGGGTCTCTGGGTGAGGAGTTGGGGGAATTTGAAGAGTCAGTGGTCAAGAACTTTCGGGGCTCAGTAGTTGTCACTTTTGCCCCATGGGTTTGCGTagaggtggtgccaggacaaGATGGGCTGGGAAGGGGTCAGTCTGAGCTGGGGGAGGAAgcgggtgtgtgtggtggggggcaggataCCACAGGATACCAGGGCAGGCGCCTGGCCCACTGATGTCTGGAAAGGTGGTGGAGGAACAGGGGGATCGGCGGGTTCCAAGCTTCAGCGTTGGTGTCTGCATCCATAAAATGGGAGAGTAATAGGACTTTCTCAGAGGACAGAGGATGGGCTTAGAGAGCTGGTGAAGAGCTTAGCCAGGCGACCTGAAGGGGGGTGAGGGTCCCCTGTTCCCCCTGCTACCTCCATGGGGGTCTTGGGGAAGAGGTGGAAGGGCACTTCTGGAGGAATTTCCACTGTAGTAAGTGGTCCTAGGATGggactaaacaaaaataataaaagatcaaAGAAGTTCCAGGTGGGCACAGGGCTCCATGGGAGAGGGGCTACCTCGTCGGTGGGCCACTgctccccagggcctgggggcgACTTCGGAGACCCCTTATTGCCACGAAGTGTCTGGGGCCCCGGCGCACTGGCCTCTCTTGGGCCTGAccgggtggtgggagggcaggTGACCTTCTCTCCTTCCAGATTCCAGCCCGGGGGTTTGACTGGAAGGTGGGGTTGGGGCCGGGGCTGCCTCCACCACACCCTCTGGGTGGGGGTAGGAAATGTGTGTGTGCCTTTAACCAGGGCACAACCCTTGGCCAGGAAcaccccccagcccggcccccagcaGCTCTGCGGGAGGGAGTGGGACAGATTCTGGGAGTGCAGCGGGGAggagtcctggcagggctgagcggGAGCAGCCAGAGGGGAGCCAGTACACACAGCCTAGTGGAGAGGACAGCACAGCCAGGCCaggtgagcccccagcccccgccgcccCTGGTCTCTGCTGTCCGGGGGCCCTCGCTGGCCAGGAGGCCACAGGagctggggccgggaggggctggggggggagtgGTTGCCAGGGGGCCTGGCGGGAAGGGGCTGCTTCTCCACAACTTTCCCTGTGGGCTGCTCTGGAGTGGAGAGTTCTGTGACGGGGAGACTCGCAGAACCGTGGAGAGGGGGTCCAGACCCACCTCCCGGCCCCACAGCTGTGCAGGCTCTGCTCCAGGGCTGGGCCACGGGGTGGAATGTTTGGGAGCGCGGCCTGCTCCCCACAACTGTTCAGAGCCCCCACAGAAGGGCAAATGCAGGTTGTGGAGTGGAGCCAGGGCCTGTGTCGGGGCAGAGAAAGGGGAGACAGACCTAGGTGGGTTCTGTTACTATGTGTGTGGCCACGTCTAAGTGtttctgattgtgtgtgtgagaccgTGTGTGGAAGGCAGAAacaggggtgcaggaggaggtCTGGGCTCTGGTcatgtctctctgtccctctcccggcGCCAGGAGGTGAGGTGAGATGGCCGACAGCTGCACGGAGCTGGAGCAGATGATGTTGCTGCTGGTGGAGAAGTTCTACAAGTATGTGCCCAAGGGCAAGGAGGAGATCAGAAAGAGCGACTTCCGGGAGATGCTGCAGAAGGAGCTCAACCACATGCTGACGGTCAGTCCTCTGCCTGACCGGGTGTGTCTTCCTTTCACTGCTTCCTCCTGGGGTCGCTCTTCCCACAGCCCTGTCCTTTGGGGGTCCTGGGTCGGGTGTGATGGGCTCTAaggggcaggtgccctccccatgGCTGATGCCCAGTTCCACTGCAGGCCACTGGGAGCAAGGAGGCGGCCAACAAGCTCATCCAGGATCTGGACACCGACCACAATGGGCGCATCAGCTTCGACGAGTACTGGACCTTGATAGGCAGCATCGTCTTCCCCCTCATTAACCACAAACTCTACTAGGAGCAGCAAGGCAGCAGCTAGGAGGCACCACGCCCCACACTGGCCCCCTtctcagcctcacccctgcccctgcccctgccttcaCACCTTCCCCTTGCTGACCAGGGCCTGGGCATGGCATAGCCCCTTTGTGAGCGTCCCCGACTGGGGGTATCTCTGACGATCTCAGACCCCGGAGCCAGCAGGCCCTAGACCCCTCTCCCACAACTGAGAGATCAAAATGCTGTTTGAGGTTCCCAAGAATCGCCCCCCTCGGTGAGCCTGGACCCCGATGCCATGTGATTGCTGTCTCCTGACCTCGGATCCCTCTGCTGGGCGCAGCAGCGGAGACCTCGTCCCACTCCCATGCAGCTCCTCTGCCAGGAGGAGGAAATTCAGGGACTCCCCTCCAGATGCCTCACTCTGGGTGGGAGTGAGCTAAGGGGGGTTGGGCCCCCTCCCACCTGCTCAGCCCAGGGACGCCCATAAAGGCTTGATTTGAAATTTGTATTTCCCTCCTCCTGTCTTCTTGTGATGTTCATTAAACCTTCTTGCATCTTGAAATTCCCTCCTGCCTTGGTGGTCTTTGCCCTGGGCTGCCTGGGAcatctgaaagagcccccaaggCAGCGTGCAGAAGACACTGGAGCTGCAGGGGGCCAGCGGGTGCTGCTAGCTCTGGACCTGTACCCCTCGCTCCTTCCTAGGGAGGCACTTATGTTGACTGCTTACCACGGGGGCATCCCTGGCTATAGACCTGACCGGAACCGTGTCAACTCCAGGTCAATTTCATATCAATTTCAGATTAATTTCAAATCAGTTTCGCCATAGATCTCACTAACACGCAGAAGCAGTGGGATGGAAAGAGGGATGGGTACAAGGACCCCAATGTGTGAAGATCAGGGTCTGACAAATTCATGGAGCGGAAAAGGAAGTGGCACCAGCAGCGGCTGGTCAGGGCGGAGTCTGCTTTCCCGGGCCAGTCCTGCTCTTGTACTGAACACCCCTTCCCCAGCAGCGTCCCCAGGGGTGGCAGAGGAACAGAACAGAGCAAGAGGCAGGTCTGCAGTGCACTGAGCTggcagcttttattttattttttttggtttttggatcacacctggcagtgctcaggacttactcctggtctgcactcaggaattacccctggccgtgctcagggggtgttggggagggaaCCCCGGGCAGTGTACGCAAGACtagcgccctatccgctgtgctattgctccagcccctgggctggcaGCTTTTACCCACGGCCGGTGTTGCCATCCACTTCAAGGCTTCACCTGAAGTCGGCCTCCACAGAATGAGCCTGTAgtatgcgatagcacagcgggtagggcgtttgccttgcacgtggccgacccgggttcaatccccggcatcccatatggtaccccaagcatcgccaggagtaattcctgagtgtaaagccaggagtaacccctgagcatcgctgggttgtgacccaaatagtaaaaaaaaaaagagaatgagccTGCAGTAGAGGCAGCGCTGGTGTCCTTGCCCCCTCTCTCTCAgtagccccacccctgcccggcccccatcccaccctggcTGAGAGGGGAAAGCCTTGTTCaatccccctccctttctccgtGGATCTGCATAATGgtccctatacacacacacacaagcacacacacacacacatatatctatctctctattttttattttttgtgcggCATTATGGGGggttaggtcatacctggtggtgctcagagctcactctggATTGGGCTCAAAGATgctaagtggtgccagggattaaactgggatgGACCACCTGCAGAGCATGTGCCTTTTGTACACATGAAGTACatgtttaaaaaatcagtaactcttttggtcttttattattattattagttactgggctggagcaatagcacagtggttgggctatTGCTTTAACCTTTCACGCAGCAGACTTGaattcgattcctttgcccctctcggagagtccggcaagctactgagagtatggagcccgcacggcagagcctggcaagctacccgtgcatattggatatgccaaaaactttgATTATTTTGGCTGGCAGCCGCTGTttcagggggtggggcggggttgTTCCAGTCACTGTGTCGGCCGTGATATAGTGGCTCTCAGTGTGGACAAAGGCACCAGGAAACAAGGGTCACAGTCCACAGTGCTCTGTCCCCTGGGACTTGCCTTTAGTCTTTTTCACTGAAAATGCTGCCCTGGAAAGAGGCATCTCTGGGCTGTGGACTTGGAGGAGGAAGTGACATGCCAGTCTCTGGGCTGCCCACGAGAGTGTTCACCAGTTTCTCATCCCAAAGAAAGTCTCTGCTGCCCTCTTTGTAGTCAGGctactcctcctccctctctgctaGGGAGcttgtctttatcttttcttttattttttccctttcgggtctcacaccggcgatgctcaggggttactcctggctctacactcaggaattactcctggcagtgctcgagggaccatatgggatgctgggaatcgaacctgggtcggctgcaagacaaactaccctctgcactattgctccagccccagaacctgtcttttcttttttttaaaaaataatttatttatttttaattagtgaatcatcgtgagggtacagttacagatttatacatttttgtgctcatgtttccctcatacaaagttcgagaacccatcccttcaccagtgcccattctctaccaccagtaaacccagcatccctcccacctccccagtcccgtctccccccaccccacactgccctgccactatggcaggatattcccttttgatctctctctctgattaggtgttgtggtttgcaataaaggtgttgagtggccattgtgttcagtctctagtctatattcggcacgcatcacccttcccccgcatgacctccgaccacattttacttggtgttcccttctctgagttgcccagaatgagggACCAGCCTCTAAGCCacggagacaacctcctggtatttatttctactaatcttgggtgttagtcttatagtctattattctatattccacagatgagtgcaatctttctatgtctgtctctctctttctgactcatttcacttagcatgatactttccatgctgatccacttatatgcaatcgtcatgacctcattttctctaacagctgcatagtattccattgtatggatgtaccagagtttccttaaccagtcatctgttctagtgcactcgggttttttccagattctggctattgtaaacagtgctgcgatgaacatataagtgcagatttcatttcgactatcctttttggcttttctgggatatattcccagcagtggtattgcttgttcaaatgggaggtcaacctctaattttttgagaatcgtccatattgttttcgaaaagggctgaactagccagcattcccaccagcagtgtagaagggtccctttctccccacatcctctccaacagcgagaACCTGTCTTTTCCATGGAGGCCATtgcatcacttatttatttagacttaggcaccatgatttcaGACCAAGGAGAGTGATCAAAGGGCTGCAATGCCTtgcttggcaggctcagggtcttgaattctatccccagtacccctaAAGCGGTTTTGGTGGGACCCAACATCACTAAACCACCAAATCAACAAGAATGGGTCTGAGACCCttgagcagtgctcgggaggcccccacttcaaatgttttttattacaattataataatgataataaatattattattttggttttgggctacacctggtggagctcagagcttactcacctggctctgggctcaggaatcactattggcagggctcaggggaccatatgaggtgccagggatccattctaggttggatgtgtgcaaggccaagCACCCCaccagctgcactattgctctggcctttccAAATGTTTTCAAACTTTCAGCTTAATATTGGGAAAGTGAAAAAATGGggattctttatttgtttttgattttattaaGGTTACTTAAGGCATTTATCATTCATAGATTAtacttttccttcctttaaatgcttttttaaaagtttaggtAAACAGTTATAATGGTTAAGTTTTATGACATtgacaaagttactgcaccccaccccaccaccacccaggggCCCAAGACTCTCCACCTCCATCCTCACGACATCCCTAGTTCACCTCGCCCTCCCCTCTTCCCGAGTTGTTGGGTCAGCTCAGTTTTGCAATCAAAGGCCAAAGTTTTGGCATACAtttgttcttaaaaatgaaactaaagtaGGTTTTTGATGGATGCTATTTGTGggtcaaaatatttatttctgacaaataccagatgatcttacacatatgtgggatatagagaagcaaaataaggaaaagacaaaaaccaaagaaaaacaaaacccttggACTCGGCAGAGTTGAGATTGTTAGaaaggtgggaaggggggtggtttggggaggTTGGGTAGGTGAAGGGAATTGAAGGGGACGGGCCCAGGATTTTGGTGGGAGCAGACTGATGCTTGTTGGTGGGTATAGTATGGTCACATACATTTTGGGGAGGTGTGAAATTGTACATGTATTATATAAGTATGTAAACCAATGGTACttcaatattaagaaaaattaaataaaaatcataaaaaatttacTTACATTCCTTAATTACAAGGGCTTTTGATTCTAAATGAAGTTTATTCTGGAATCTGTTAAGATCAGCACAAAGCTTTGATTTTGGgaggagacacacccagtggtgctcaggggttgtctctggctcagcgatcactcctggcagagctccgggGTCCATACGGTGCTGGGGTTTGGAGTGAGGGGGGCAggacgcaaagcaagcaccttattcccAGTGCTATATATAGGAAGGCAAGGgtttttgtgggggtggaggtggggtggcaggaggttgggccacacccagatatacttacttctggctctgaactcagggatcagtctgaACTcaggtgggctccagggaccataagggaccataagcaagctccttacccactgtgctatttcttcttCTACTATTTCTAACTCTTTCTAACCAAGGTTTGAcctttaattaaaatacatatatttaaaatgtgttgaCTTACATTattagactttattttattttatttcattattgcttatttgggtcacacctggtgatgcacaggggttattcctggttcatgcactcaggaattattcctggtgatgctcaggggaccatatgggatgccgggaatcgaacctgggttggctgcatgcaaggcaaatgccctacccgctgtgctatcactccagcacctactttattatttatacatgtttattgatgttttgggccacacctggcagtgctcagggattgctcctggctctgtgcccaggggtccctgttggcattcagggattgctcctggctctgtgcccgggcgTCCCTGATGGGATTCACAGGACtgcttgaggtgctggggattgaaccagggtctgctgtgtgcaaggtaagtgctgtactctctgtactatctctctagccccagtataCTTCTAGTGTTAAAACAGCTCCTGCATTCAAGGCATTTAAACACAACTTAGtcataacatatttaaaaaaaatgtaatagtaGACTGTTTttagggagggggcacacctggtgatgctcagggaccactcctggctctgctcaggatcactcctgactgtactcggGATCACACATGGGGCAGAGAACTCAAACCAGATTCATGGCTGCAGTTGCCTTAAcccttgtcctatctctctgggccacGATACCAGATGTTATTTGCTATCAGGTTATTTTAGATTCTACATCTATAATAGTAATTGACATTGATTTCCAATGTACCTTCCCCTCTTTTTCATCTCTGGTGTTTCCACCTAGGATGATCTGATGTAATCTCGTCTAAACACAGGCTTGACTGTATGCAACAGATACCAAAATTAATAGTAGCTGGAAGAGGGCATTCATTTACTGTTGTATTTGTACTGTTATTACTTGGGGGCCTTGTTAGCAGTTCTCAGGAGGCTTGGGGCAGCTCCTCTCACAGATccttggccaaccaggctgggGGCTCAGCGTGGGGGTCCAAAGATGCAGTGATGCTTGGCATTATGCAGATCCTTGAGCATCGCAGGTGCTCCAGCCTCTCAGGCTAAGATGCTCTGGTCCCCAAATATCCTT
Coding sequences within:
- the LOC129404933 gene encoding protein S100-A16-like; translation: MADSCTELEQMMLLLVEKFYKYVPKGKEEIRKSDFREMLQKELNHMLTATGSKEAANKLIQDLDTDHNGRISFDEYWTLIGSIVFPLINHKLY